A region of Micromonospora chokoriensis DNA encodes the following proteins:
- a CDS encoding branched-chain amino acid ABC transporter permease, producing MAVAAGTNRIDPYLIPALDGVAYGLLVFVAASGLVFCFGVANILNLAHGMLYAIGGYTAAALLDGGWASLSLALGVGVLAAAAAGVLLAGLLTPVATGDHLGQALLTFGVALAGGSLLVAGFGPDDPQVRVPAALEGSVVVAGHRYAAYRLVFIVVAAVIAVALYLMVRRTRAGMLVRAAVDDAEMVACLGVSPARIRAGVLAAAGALAGAAGVLGAPIIGPGTDTADTVLLLSLVVVVLGGLGSMGGTLLAALAIGEIQTLGVALLPSAAPFLLFAAMAAVLAVRARGLAGRWRTT from the coding sequence ATGGCGGTGGCGGCCGGCACGAACCGGATCGACCCGTACCTGATACCGGCGCTGGACGGAGTCGCCTACGGGCTGCTCGTGTTCGTCGCCGCGTCGGGCCTGGTCTTCTGCTTCGGCGTCGCCAACATCCTCAACCTGGCGCACGGCATGCTCTACGCGATCGGCGGTTACACCGCCGCGGCGCTGCTCGACGGCGGCTGGGCGAGTCTGTCGTTGGCGCTGGGGGTCGGCGTGCTGGCCGCCGCCGCGGCGGGGGTGCTCCTGGCCGGGCTGCTCACCCCGGTGGCCACCGGTGACCACCTGGGTCAGGCACTGCTGACGTTCGGCGTGGCGTTGGCCGGCGGCAGCCTGCTCGTCGCCGGCTTCGGCCCCGACGATCCACAGGTCCGGGTGCCCGCCGCCCTGGAGGGCTCGGTGGTGGTCGCCGGTCACCGCTACGCCGCGTACCGGCTGGTCTTCATCGTCGTCGCCGCGGTGATCGCCGTCGCGCTCTACCTGATGGTGCGACGGACCAGGGCCGGGATGCTGGTCCGCGCGGCCGTCGACGACGCGGAGATGGTCGCCTGTCTGGGGGTGAGCCCGGCGCGGATCCGCGCCGGCGTGCTCGCCGCCGCCGGCGCGCTGGCCGGCGCGGCCGGGGTTCTGGGCGCGCCCATCATCGGCCCCGGCACGGACACCGCGGACACCGTGCTGCTGTTGTCCCTGGTCGTCGTCGTTCTCGGTGGCCTCGGCTCCATGGGAGGCACCCTGCTGGCCGCGCTGGCGATCGGCGAGATCCAGACGCTGGGGGTGGCCCTGTTGCCGTCCGCCGCGCCGTTCCTGCTGTTCGCCGCCATGGCCGCGGTGCTGGCCGTGCGCGCACGCGGCCTGGCCGGCAGGTGGAGGACGACGTGA
- a CDS encoding methyltransferase, giving the protein MATATSDGTYTFDNGQPEAVPQMHALESFLDPITTRRLARPVLQPGATCWEVGAGGGSMARRIARAVGDDGSVLATDIDTTHLVAEGNLHVRRHDVRTEPAPGDAYDLIHARLVLLHLPERRRVLRTLTGALAPGGWLVVEEFDCTATPRVLTAPSDDAAKLFGQVMDAMMGVLEDHGADLGWAQDVHTEMALAGLTELDTITHSQSWAGGSTGASLYETNSRQLEPDLLAAGLSPNQLNAFRRLVRDPGFAVMSYHFVSTRGRLPQ; this is encoded by the coding sequence ATGGCAACCGCTACGAGCGATGGCACGTACACCTTCGACAACGGTCAACCGGAGGCCGTTCCCCAGATGCACGCCCTGGAGTCCTTCCTGGACCCGATCACGACACGCCGACTCGCCCGACCGGTGCTGCAACCGGGCGCGACCTGCTGGGAGGTCGGCGCGGGCGGCGGCTCGATGGCCCGGCGGATCGCCCGCGCGGTCGGCGACGACGGGTCCGTCCTCGCCACCGACATCGACACCACACATCTGGTGGCCGAGGGCAACCTGCACGTACGCCGACACGACGTCCGGACCGAACCGGCACCCGGGGACGCGTACGACCTGATCCACGCCCGGCTGGTGTTGCTGCACCTCCCCGAGCGACGGCGGGTCCTGCGTACGCTGACCGGCGCGTTGGCTCCGGGTGGGTGGCTGGTGGTCGAGGAGTTCGACTGCACCGCGACGCCACGGGTGCTGACCGCGCCGAGTGACGACGCCGCGAAACTCTTCGGGCAGGTGATGGACGCCATGATGGGCGTCCTGGAGGACCACGGCGCCGACCTGGGCTGGGCGCAGGACGTGCACACCGAGATGGCCCTCGCCGGCCTCACCGAGCTGGACACCATCACCCACTCGCAGAGCTGGGCAGGTGGCTCGACCGGCGCGTCGCTCTACGAGACGAACTCCCGCCAGTTGGAACCGGACCTGCTCGCCGCCGGGTTGTCGCCGAACCAACTGAACGCGTTCCGGCGGCTGGTCCGTGACCCCGGGTTCGCCGTCATGTCGTACCACTTCGTCTCCACGCGGGGCCGCCTGCCGCAGTGA
- a CDS encoding ABC transporter ATP-binding protein yields the protein MTGLLEAHCVTVRYGSLAALDSVDLCVHDGQRHALIGPNGAGKTTLLNVIGGSTRPQRGTVRFDGRDVGRWGPAARARQGINRIHQRPAVFPTLTATENIVVAALPRVIPRRRWWPGGRRRIAYHRAGALLDQMGLADVAAVPAGHLAHGQRRQLEIAMALAGRPRLLLLDEPAAGLSAVEVGRLAEMLRTLPRAVALLLVEHRLDLVYALSDTVTVLRDGRTLAAGTPDEIRTSPLVRRAYADGVA from the coding sequence ATGACCGGCCTGCTCGAAGCCCACTGTGTCACCGTGCGGTACGGCTCGCTCGCCGCGCTCGACAGCGTGGACCTGTGCGTCCACGACGGTCAGCGGCACGCGTTGATCGGCCCGAACGGCGCCGGCAAGACGACGCTGCTCAACGTGATCGGCGGGTCCACGAGACCGCAGCGCGGCACGGTGCGCTTCGACGGGCGCGACGTCGGCCGGTGGGGACCGGCGGCCCGCGCCCGACAGGGCATCAACCGCATCCACCAACGTCCCGCGGTCTTCCCGACGTTGACCGCGACGGAGAACATCGTGGTCGCGGCGTTGCCGCGGGTCATTCCACGGCGCAGATGGTGGCCCGGCGGACGTCGCCGCATCGCGTACCACAGGGCGGGCGCGCTCCTGGACCAGATGGGCCTCGCCGACGTCGCGGCGGTGCCCGCCGGGCACCTCGCACACGGGCAACGGCGTCAGTTGGAGATCGCGATGGCCCTTGCCGGTCGCCCCCGCCTGCTGCTCCTCGACGAACCGGCCGCCGGACTGTCCGCCGTCGAGGTCGGCCGCCTGGCCGAGATGCTGCGGACGCTGCCCAGGGCGGTCGCCCTACTCCTGGTCGAACATCGACTGGACCTGGTGTACGCCCTCTCCGACACGGTCACCGTGCTGCGCGACGGTCGAACCCTGGCCGCCGGCACGCCGGACGAGATCCGAACCTCGCCGCTGGTGCGGCGGGCCTACGCCGACGGGGTGGCCTGA
- a CDS encoding branched-chain amino acid ABC transporter permease — MSNEVVRRARGAVAALVLAGLVVAPWVVDDYTTAILARTLALALVGVSVALLTGVAGLPTLGQTAPYAAGAYACAVVGSRVSDVGVVQLAVAAGAGAVLAALTVPLVVHARGVVVLMITLAIGELAVVVLGRWRSVTGGTDGLAGIAAVRPFWGLPPLADDQSRYLYALVVTATLVGAVLVLLRTRAGLLLRAGRDDEARLRASGHRVPLYLSGAHVAGGAIAGAAGSLLVVAQQYISPADFGFDTSALLLLGVVIGGTASVGGALVGAALVIAARDWLFGLLPGHAPLVLGLLFVATVYLLPTGVNRARSRRLRPPEAPSHQPAAVEQAAVPELRR; from the coding sequence GTGAGCAACGAGGTCGTCCGGCGGGCCCGAGGCGCCGTCGCGGCACTGGTCCTGGCCGGGTTGGTCGTGGCGCCCTGGGTGGTCGACGACTACACCACGGCGATCCTCGCCCGGACGCTGGCGCTGGCCCTGGTCGGGGTGAGCGTGGCCCTGCTCACCGGTGTCGCTGGCCTGCCGACCCTCGGCCAGACCGCGCCGTACGCCGCGGGCGCCTACGCGTGCGCCGTGGTCGGCAGCCGGGTCTCCGACGTCGGCGTCGTGCAGCTCGCGGTCGCGGCGGGCGCCGGGGCGGTGCTGGCCGCGCTCACCGTGCCGCTGGTCGTGCACGCCCGGGGGGTGGTCGTCCTGATGATCACCCTGGCGATCGGTGAACTCGCCGTCGTCGTCCTCGGTCGGTGGCGGTCGGTGACCGGTGGCACGGACGGGTTGGCCGGCATCGCCGCGGTCCGCCCCTTCTGGGGGCTCCCGCCCCTCGCCGACGACCAGTCCCGGTACCTGTACGCCCTGGTCGTCACGGCCACGCTGGTCGGCGCGGTGCTGGTGCTGCTGCGTACCCGGGCCGGGCTGCTGCTGCGGGCCGGCCGGGACGACGAGGCGCGGCTGCGGGCCAGCGGGCACCGGGTGCCCCTGTACCTGTCCGGCGCGCACGTCGCCGGCGGGGCGATCGCCGGTGCCGCCGGCTCGCTCCTGGTCGTCGCCCAGCAGTACATCTCCCCCGCCGACTTCGGCTTCGACACGTCGGCGCTGCTGCTGCTCGGTGTCGTCATCGGTGGCACCGCCTCGGTGGGCGGCGCCCTGGTCGGGGCGGCGCTGGTCATCGCCGCCCGGGACTGGTTGTTCGGCCTGCTGCCGGGGCATGCGCCGCTGGTGCTGGGCCTGCTGTTCGTGGCCACTGTCTACCTGCTGCCCACCGGCGTCAACCGGGCCCGCAGCCGGCGGCTCCGCCCGCCGGAGGCTCCGTCACACCAGCCCGCCGCCGTCGAGCAGGCCGCCGTCCCGGAGCTGCGCCGATGA
- a CDS encoding ABC transporter ATP-binding protein, translated as MLSVDRLCAGYAGGTVLHEVSLRVRPGSIQAVVGRNGAGKSTLVHTIAGLVRASSGRIEVGGVHLAGRQPHRIAQSGVGLVPQGRRVFSRLTVAEHLHLAAAPWRAPASGGAGWTVARTLDLLPRLAARLRHRGCELSGGEQQMLAIARALLGQPRVLLLDEPCEGLSPDLAARVRELVNGLAADGLTVLLVEQQLQHAIEMADRVAVLEYGRVVYDRPTAEARVDPAPLAAMVSVAAAPVPRPPNRSAPRLWADTPTSPDPSER; from the coding sequence ATGCTGTCCGTGGATCGTCTGTGCGCCGGCTACGCCGGAGGGACCGTGCTGCACGAGGTCAGCCTGCGGGTACGCCCCGGCAGCATCCAGGCCGTGGTGGGTCGCAACGGGGCGGGCAAGAGCACACTCGTGCACACCATCGCCGGGCTGGTGCGCGCCTCCAGTGGTCGCATCGAGGTCGGCGGGGTGCACCTCGCCGGCCGGCAGCCGCACCGCATCGCCCAGTCCGGCGTCGGTCTCGTCCCGCAGGGCCGACGGGTCTTCTCCCGGTTGACGGTGGCCGAGCACCTGCACCTGGCGGCAGCGCCGTGGCGGGCCCCCGCCTCCGGTGGTGCGGGCTGGACGGTGGCCCGGACCCTCGACCTGCTGCCTCGGTTGGCGGCACGGCTACGACACCGCGGCTGTGAACTGTCCGGAGGTGAGCAGCAGATGCTCGCCATCGCCCGGGCGCTGCTCGGCCAACCACGGGTGCTGCTCCTCGACGAGCCGTGCGAGGGCCTGTCGCCCGACCTGGCGGCGCGGGTTCGCGAACTCGTCAACGGCCTCGCCGCCGACGGCTTGACCGTGCTGCTCGTGGAACAGCAACTCCAGCATGCGATCGAGATGGCGGACCGGGTGGCGGTGCTCGAATACGGCCGGGTGGTCTACGACCGACCGACGGCCGAGGCCCGCGTCGACCCCGCCCCGCTGGCGGCGATGGTGAGCGTCGCCGCCGCCCCCGTGCCACGGCCACCCAACCGGTCGGCCCCCCGGCTCTGGGCCGACACCCCCACGTCACCCGACCCCTCGGAGAGGTAG